The Montipora capricornis isolate CH-2021 chromosome 3, ASM3666992v2, whole genome shotgun sequence genome includes the window GAAGTGGTACGTACGCAAGCGCTGGAATATCGCGATCGAGAAATAGAATAACAAGAAAAGGCTACACGTAGCCTTCACTCTGTCCGGTGTTTGTTTATCCAACTTTTGCTCTAAAATTTAATTTCCTCGTCAGGGGCtacttacagtacttctcagtTTTCTTTTAATGTCAAAGTAAAATCTCTCTCTAAGCTTTCCGAGCGCATCATTAACTCAGTAGACGCACAGCTAAAAACATCATGCAATTCTTTCATATTGAACTATCTTCAGGAAAAACCTCATGTCATTATTGCAGATtgaattcaaaattttttttaatgaaaacacACATTCACATTGCTTTGGTTTTAACACGCCACATTCAAACGTCAAAGCCGATTGTGATCGGCAAATCAGAAATGGTTAAACGCATCACAAAAGATGCTTTTGGATTAAAAAAGGGTGAAAGCCACCGCTTTCGATCAATCGAAGAAAGGACTGCTTGGACAATTGATGTGGGTCGTGCAGTTGCAGAAAATTGTCCTTGATAGTttgtcttcttttcttttctttctttgaaccAATAGAGATTTGTTTTTGGTCTTACTCGTATATTGATAGTCATTGATATTCTAAGACTCggaaaaagttgaaaagaaaaCGTAATTGTTGAGGCCGGCCCGAAAAAGAACTACCCAAGAAGCAGAGAACGTGTCTCTATGTAGTCATGGTTTATGCCCGTGCTTTTGAATTAAATAGAATTTCCCAGCCATGTTATAATCCACCGTGATTTATGCATCCATCCAtccatgcatgcatgcatgcatgcatacatacatacatacatacatacatacatacatacatacatacttattTGTCATGTAGGTCAATAAATAGCAGCTAAAAAGCTGATGTGGCCTCATgcttagtgcgctcgactccggagccaatggtccgggttcggggcctggccggggacattgtgttgtgttcttgggcaagacactttactcccacggtgcctctctccacccaggtgtataaatgggtaccggtgaaaatgctgggggtaaccctgcgatggactggcatcccatccaggtgAGAggagaaatactcctagtccgcttcatgctacagaaaccggagataagcgccggcctgataggccttctaggctcgtaagcagactttaccttacatacatacatactttatttatcATGTAGGTCAATAAATAGCAGCTaaaaagctgatgtggacctacgaACTAAAGTGTATctacaaaatttaaacaaataacGTTAacaaacttatgaattattcacAATGAATAAGAAAGAACACTGTACACAATACCCAGTAAGACAGTCAACAGTTAATTGACTATagtgttaaaaataaataaaataatgaaaataacatCAATATATGTAATTTCAATGTCTTTGTTTATTCCCTGCATGCCCTTAAATGTTCATTTATTTTATCTAAAATGTCAGATTTTGCTTTAAGAGCAGATTTAAAAGATGAGAGAATGAGAGAAAGAAGATCGAAGGAAGTCACTTTTAGGGCGTTGCACGTATAGTTTCAGGCTGTCCCTGAGATTTCTCAACCGGGAGTGTTTAGTAAATAGAGAGTTCATCCCAGCCGGAGCTCTATTGTAAAATGCCTGATAAGATGAGGTTGCTGTGATGGCATTTGCAAGAATTTGACTTTCTCTCCGTTAGCGGTACCGGTAATTCGGAAAAATAAATATACCATTTACTTACTGATCATTTAATTCTCGGCGTCAACATTTTACGTACCGGAATACTTGGTTTGACGCCAGACATCTTGATATCAAAAACACTTTTATCTCTCTCAATACCCGCATACACGGTTTTTCCACTTAAAACTTCAATGAGGCACAAGCCTAGAGAAAAAAGTAATATATACTTTTAAGAAAGCCTCTGCAAAGAATAAATTGTTTCTGGAAAGTGAATGGCATCTTATGGAGAGAACTACACGGTCCACGAACATCGGAAATAGACCAGTTCACGCTGTTGACTGCATCATGGGTTATCAagacaacatggcgggaaattcaaagcaaaataaactttaCATGACGcaactttatagactttcgcgtTCCTAAACGAAGTATTTaaataagttcaagttcacGACTGAGATGACTGGACTTGGTAGCTATTCTTGGCAATTCCTTTTTTGTGTCCAtccattctctgtaattttgtgtcTTTGGAATTACAGAAATGTGTCGTAGAAACTTTctttaacaaaacaatttctTCAATAGCCATTCGCTCCAACTTTATTCTGCGGTACCTTTGAGcacatatcttctgttttggaaaataaaaatacccaaattgcgtatcATGAATACTtctcatcgttttgaacttccttacaaacctttgaatttctcttcatctagccctgattacccatgatgcactcaagagcgtgaactcatctatttcgatatgttaaaattcagtcctaaacaaaaggcatatcATCTCGACGCTCTGGAGAATAAACTCACAGAAATCCttttatttattccccagagcctcgagatgatgcgttttgtttaggactgaattttaatgtaaatgtaaatgtgcgcttagttgaccactccctacaagggcttttcaggatcaaccggttcaacgggatcggaccgaatgcatgtgaaggcgcccatggctgccgccatacgatccatgtgtgatttcggagcaccgcaaacccagccagatgtaattgaccgggagtcgattttgaggagggagaaaaaccggagcacccggagaaaaaccctcggagtcaggttgagatcgactgaaactcagcccacatacgacccgaggccagagttgaacctgggtctcaGAGATGGGAGGCAcagttgatgaccactaaaccactcTGACTCCCCAATTAGTAACTGACATTTATGCCCTCCCTATTAGTGCCCCAGCGCCACAACACTTGACGCTAAATAAAACAGTTAATATTATACACAATGTATGGTCccagggaaacagttagttttgttttcccgagggTCCTGATGTTTcacgagacgaagtcgagggaaaacaaaactaactagtctCCCGCGGGACCAGGCATTAAGTTCTTTGtgatatatttagacttttccttcaacaatcgcagcaaaacatccggtgcgggcaacaactgcggaattgtatcccgaccgggataattttgaatttgatcaggggcacgtgagcaagaatcaaccaatcacagtgctcgttttttcgagtgaaagtctaggtatataacaacaTGAGTTGATTTCAATGTATAGTGCTTAAGGCTTAGTCCAGCAGAACCATCCGATAATGGAGTATGAGTTCTCGTCCCCGAGCCCGGAGGCCAGAATGCATTATTATTTGGAAACTGACAACTATATGAGTCATCTGAATGCCTCGTAAGGTAACAAGCGCTTTTGTCCCTCACCCTCCCCCTGCCCTAACCACTCCTCCCTCACACACACACCAGTTAAATCCTGTTTAAgcctgattttttcaggctaGCTTTCCTTTCGCTACTGCTTAACTGACATTTATGCCTGCTGTAATAAAAAATCTCAACAAGTTGCAAATATTTGTTAGCCCACCAAAGCTGTGGACATCCGCTTTCTTCGAGTAGTGACCTCCAGTGCTGATTACTTCTGGCGCCATGTAGCGGTAGGAGCCAATTGCAGTTTTAGTGTGCCCTGTGCCCTCAGTGGCTCGCGCAAGTCCAAAATCACCAAGTTTTAAGACTTTGTGATCCTCTGATAGCTACAAAACAATTTCAGACCTTAAGGTCACATCAGAATTTGAAGTGGAGGTTAAAAGGTAAGGGGCATGGGCTCTCAGGTTGGGTAAAACGCATTAGTTCACGGTCTTTGTGGCCCATTCCTCTAGAGCCTGAGAAAGATGCTGCAACAGATACAGTTCTTTCTCAACTGTATACGTGATGGGACATTTGATTGGGTTTCCCCAGCAGGATCTTGTGTGAGATTGTGTTTATATACTTTCATTTTAAAGGGTCTGCTGATGGGGTAATTGCCCTCTTTAACAACCCACGTGCACTGGGGAGTTTGAGCAAGGACAGCGGCAATGTcaaagaaaacgtcactccaaaaagaaaacttatcGCTAACGTAAGTATTGTCGCACGTTCAGCACGactattttccttttttaaccaataatattgttaCTTTGTGACATTCTCGttcccgtagccgtcgtcgttgctaacgGAGCGTAAAGCATGCGACGCTTTTTAGGGGCGCCCAACGGAGGTGTTCGCAAAACAGGTGTTCCGCAGGGGGGTGTATCTGCTTGGTAGAAAAAGAAGTACTGGGAAATTGCTGGGgaaaagattgttgttgtgctggcaaattgttttcaatCTGCTGGCGGATGCGTCTCCCCTGGaagaaagttatttttttgaagTTAATGTACCCCATTTTCCATCCCCACTGAAGGGTAAATCCAAGAGCTTTTGCCACGCTCATTTTGGCGCAGGGTGCAttaaattgttgtttttatgCTTGCTGGCTGGAAAACACCCGGCCCTGCTGGCAAACGGAATTTCCTTTCTGCTGGGAGTGCAGAACAGATAAAAATTTCCCCGTAGATGGAGAAATTGTTCCAAATAGGCGAATTTTTGGCTCATTTTATGGCCATGATATATTTtgataaatttttgaaaaaaatagctcgttgggtgcccctggtttttgagacgcgaacggcaaacACGTTTCTCCAATAGAGGGTGCTTAGTTACCACGTGGGAGACACTGCTGTCCTGGCttacgaaatgttctcttccggttgccatccccGATTTAAAAACTCCGCGTGATGAAGCTACCTTTTAAAAATCTAACTCCCTTTGAAGGCAAAAGAGGAAATTGGCAAAAAGTAACTTCACTGACGTTTACTGGCGCGTAATGATAAAAATTGTTCATATAAAGGTACTCACAAAGATGTTCTCAGGTTTTACGTCTCTGTGCATAATATCGAGGGAATGAAGGTGATCGATGGCCGAGCCAATATCCTCAATAAATCTGACGGTGAAGATCTTTCCTTGTCCACCGTGCTCCTTTAGGTAATCCTTCAGATTTCCTCCAGCCATAAACTCCATCACAATTGAAAGTTCATTCTTCTTGGAAATGTAGATCGAGATCACCTCCACAATTCTGGGATGGTTTGCTTGTCTAGAATGACAGGCCAAAACAGTTTAATCTTTTTCTGGATACGGAATTCACGGCAAGGATTTCATGCTTAAGACTGTTACTCTTGGGAAAACAACTTTTTATCGAGCAGCTTACCTCGTAATTTTGCCTCAAAACCGCAAGGTGCACGAACAATTGCCTGGTGTAGCATACACTACAACCGATTTTCGGGTTATTTGCGTGGTGCTGCAATCACTGCGGGGAGTGAAAATCTGCTTTATTTTACACAACGCTGTGAGGAATATTTCAAAAGTTGCATTGTTTCGTTACTATCTATCGGTGTCGCCAAGGATTTGTGGCACTTGACTCGGTAAAAACTTTGGTGCTAACGAAATTTCGCTACACCTTCAGTTGAGGAACTGTTGCAAGAGAAACTGCCTAGTATACCATTTCTAGATGTTTGAGGGGAAAGATTCTCAGTTGAAGAAGCTCTTTTGAGTTGTAAAAATAGTATGTctgcatatttttttaaattttacatttgCTAATATTTAACTCAAAACAGTCGCCTCCCATGTAGCTACTAAACTCTTTTCAAAAGCACCTTGCACGCAGAGTAAGTAGGTAAAATGGTTCCTTAAAATAACTGGAAGGAAATGAATAAGATTTCAATCTTTAATGTTATATAGAGGAGAAACTGAACGAACTTTAGCATTTCGACTTCTCTCTCGAAGTTCTCAATGTGCTTGCTGTCAGCTTCTTTATCTTTCAAAATTTTAACAGCTACTGGCCGGCCGCCCTTCTTTGCCTGATATACGTAACCGAAACTTCCTTCACCAACTCGCTCAAAGTAGCCGGCATCTAACTCGCTTCGGAACTTGTGACTGATACGAGTCAACTGCTCAAGTCCTATCATGTCTTTTTTCTGTTACAACAAAAGCAACggtaggcccgtttcaaacgtcgaactttacacgtgccgaatctaatgaaaatgaacgaaaacaatagatttgtCTCATTTGctttagattcggcacatgaaaagttcgacgtttgaaacgggcctaagagAGATAAGAAATTATATTTAAAGTTTCAGCGCCTCTGATGAGTGATTAGAGGGCTTGCTCATGCTTAATGCAAAATCATGGATCGTGCAAGGAACACAATACCGCAACATTTTTTTCCCCGCAAAACTCTTGCAGAAGCCGTCCTAAAAATACATAATACTGAAATCTGATGGGCCGCATTTCGTCACAGGTCGAGACTTCGATCTGGATTAGGAACTTTTGATAAgactaaataaataataatgaactttctttaagtgtcaagtgtatttagcgctgGGTTACTAATTGGTTTTTAGGAgcggggggggagggggggggggggggggggaagggaccggagtacccgggaaaaaaaacttctcggagcagagtagagaacaaacaaattcaaccaACATCTGACGCCacgtctgggaatcgaacccaggccacattggtgggaggcgagtttTCTTACCACTGCGCCCATCTCACTAAGGCTTGAATACTTAGTTGGGAGTTAAGAACATCACAGCGGACGCAAGCGTCATGTGGATCCATATACTAAGTGTCtttttgacaaaatataaccgcATGCAAGCATACTTTTCATCAGCTTTTTGAAAGTCAGGACAAATAACAGTGCAAATTAAAGAGGTTGAGTATCATACTACGAAAATATAAGCACTCACATCTATGGCATCTATACCATATCTGGATTTGAGCTCGTGATTTTCTTTCATTATAGCAGTAGCGAGTTTCAGTATGGAATCTTCGTTACTCCAAGCAACCAAACGGCTTTTTTCATAAACTTTCCTCTTGTTGGCGACTTCGTCTCCATTTACATTCACCAGGTGAGAAGCGATGTTTCTCTCGTCTGGAGATGAAGCTTGATCCGCATAACAAATAGCTTCGTCAGTTCCACCTGGTATGAAGAAATGTATCTCAAATATCGACCATAGATTCGAATCTAGTTATTCTGTTTTGTTACGCTGGTCCTTGCTTACACAGTTACGTTCAGGACAACGACTTGTCACCCTTTCGAGGCCATTGTTGTTTGAAAGGTTAAATGATCTCTTATTTGTTCTTTGAACGAGGCCAATGTAAGTGATCTCAGTTACAAACACtgacaagtttttttgtttgtttgcgtttttcacttgcgcatgcgtaaatgccccAATACTCCAATGATATGTAAAATTACTTCTAACATATTATCGTAAAACCATTAAGATTATTGTCACCatcaaaaacctttatcaagctACAacggaaagaaagatttaagtTCACTTTTTAATGATATGAGTCGGCAGCTTCATTAATATTAGCCAAAGGTTATGACATCAACCTGTCAAAATTCTAACAAGATTGTGACTCGTTGTGTTATATTGTTGAGATACCTGAGAGGCCTACGATGGGTTGCCAGGACCACTGATGCCCTAATGCCGGAAAGACACCAACAATCGGTAACAAAAGATAAAGAGCATTCTTACCCTTAAGACGAATTAATGCAAATGTCTCCCTCTGGATCTCTTTTAGCTTTTCAAGGTTGTACTTTTCTGAGTCGACAATACGGATTTCCAAAGAGCTGTTTCTTCGCATGAAAGAATTGGCAAGCAAGGCAACCTTGGCATACTTGCTTATTGAAATCTTGCATTTCAGTaagattttcttcttttcattttctgaTAGAGTAGGCGACGCATCCACTTCCTTCCACTTCTGAATTTCTCTCTTCACACCATGATAATGGAACAAGGTTGTAACTTTTGTCTCCGAGTCGGGACTTGTTATTAGCTTCAAAAGTGGAATATAAAATGTAGGGATAATATTTGTACAAAATGAGGTTTTGCAAATGGCCGGCAACATTTTGTTTATGGCGTGTTTCTACGAAACTAAGGTGTAATTCTGTCCAAGGTTGagataacatttttttaaagctaTACAATACAAGTACTCAGTTAGAGATTTGAGAAACGTTTTGGCCTTTTTCCACTTCGATATCCAAAATCCACAAcgtaaaatcagaaaaaaaaaacaattaaacgaAAGACTAAATAGTTTTGTATTGGAATCAGATTGAATTCTTGGAATTTGTACGCATGcgaatttttttgtctttcgctGGTGCCTGTAATGTAAATGAGGTAAGAACACTAATATTTACCGGTACCAAGAGAGAGCCCTATTTCGATGaaaattctttgaaataaatttataattCGGTATCATACTGCGTGGCTATTTCAAGGACGACCGCGTGATCTTGATGGGCCGTTTGTGTGAAAGTGGACCAAGAGGTCATGGGAACAAAGGTTAGCAGTCAGCAGTTAGCAATCTacaaaaaatttgaaataattagCACAATCGCCTTGGTTAAGATGCTTTTTAGagtgaaacaaaaaacaccAATATGGGGGGCTATGCAAAAAGGCCCATGCATTATTCCCTTTCAACTGGAGCCTATAACCATCAACGTACAAGCTTCCATACTGGGTCCAAGTCGaggcaattttaaattgaatacaaaaatttggttttatcaacggagttgataatgtaaattggccaccgtacagagattctaaaagctgacgtttcgagcgttagcccttcgtcagagcgaaattGAGTTTGGCATCACACGAGTGGCCATTCTCAATCTCACTGGTAGTAATTGAAAGATCCGGTTTCACGGGAAaatcgatctaaaaataactcggtctctATGTTTGGTCAATGTCGATTCCGTGCCACAAATATATCAAAGTTGTACGCAACTCGTTACGTGCTCCTGCTTGCCatttaagttttaaaatatccGTGCATATATTGATCCACTGGGGACAGTTTGTTCCTCTCTCTGGCTTGAAAAGAACACCAGACTGCCGATTCTTCCACCTCACAGCAGTGACGACCAGCTGTTTTGCCATGGGCTCGTCACATTTCTATTTTATATAATTCTTTGCTAGGGTCTGGGAGTGGAAGTGAGGATGAAGGCTTCCGGTGGCAAGTTATTTCTGACGTGTGCACAATATTGAAATGCATGAATCGAAAGGTCTATCAATATGGACGTCATTTATCCTGTATCCACTCTACATCCGTTCACCACTACTTGTTGTTATGACAGACAACTTCTCTGCCCAGGCAAAATGAATATTACGAGACTCCACGAACACAAGCACAGGGAGCGGTCCTTAAGATACAAAAATATGGTTTACCTTAAGAAGATGGTCACGTCTTCCCTTCATTGCATCTAGAGTTTTTTGCACTTTCTCCTCTGAGTAAATACCTGTGGAGATTTATCGAGACatgcttttatttttgttggatATACCATTTAACCAGGTGGTATTTATTAAGTATGGGTTACCGAAGTTAGCGATGTTTTCCTAAATTGGATTTGTTTGGTGTGGTGTTTGCCTTTGGTTAACTTTGTTTAGTAACCGCGTTTTTATTAAGCTTGAGTTGTGATTCCTCTACAGATACTTGCAACAACTATCTCAAACGACTAAGGATTTTGTATGCAAAATATGGGTCAGAAAACTTGGATTAGCTTTCCACATCAATGTCATAAATTTAAGGTATCCATTTTTTCCCCTTGAGCTTTTACTGCTTTGATCTCAATTAAAGGTCTCATTGATTATAACAAAAATCACCATGATGTCAAAGAAAAACATCCTATTTTCCACTTTAGTATCTTAACGATACATAGAAAAAGATGCTTGAAATGTGCTTACTGAAAGAGTCAGTTAGGAACATGTCTTTGATGGCATCGCGAGAGATAAGTTCAAAATACTCGTCTGGTGACAAAGCATTCGTAACAGTGGTGGTATGAATGATTATCTCTGATGCATTTTGCTCTAATGCAAGCTGCTGCTGAAGATATTGGTCTCGCTGAATTCTAAGGTAAGACCTCAAATAGACCTTGAAAGATAAAAGATAGGAAAATCTCTTTGTTATAAAGTAAATTCCGCTGAGCGCATTGCCCGCATTGCCACTCAGTCAGTCAGCCTGCGCATATTGCCACTACATAAATTTCCACAGGCCCATAAACCTGGAGAAAACGTGTTCCTTGACTAAGAGTACTGTAGTGTAATTTAgctattaattatatatatatataaatgtgaTTATCATATATAGAACGCCTCTTGCAATTACAAGACAAATGACTTGGCATGAGTGAGCTTGGTTTTAGTCAATACTCGCGCAATAATGGACAAAATGAGTGAAAATATCAGAGAGTGAACCTGCTGTTCACTCCTTCGAAAcgcctttctttttcttgcaagATAGAGTTAGGATGAAATGGCAAGGGATGTTGAAGTAGGAATACGTCTATAAAGTTTTTTCCACGTGCACCTTTGATCAAGGGTAGGAGAGTTCGCGCCTTACGAACAGCCCATAAATCGATATTTAGAGTATCTTTCCAGATTTCAATCAGAGAGCTAATGGCGCAAACGAACCCATTGCACCTGTGGCCGGAACGGAAAATACCCTTTCGCTGATCACATGGCTTTTTTGGACAGCTTTCTGCAGTACTTTTGATTTGGTGACAAAGTAGCAAGGGTTTTAAGCCAGTCATGCACATGGCGTGAAATTCGGACGATGAAATAATATTTCAGGCTTAAAAATAACTTCTCCTGAGTGTCTGAAAGGTGGGCATCAACAAGAAATCAATACCTCTCCTGGCTTTATTTCGTCTTGAATAGTCCCCGTGCTCAACAACTGAACGAATTCCCATGGTCTTGCAGTAACCTTGAGTGTGAGAAGACTTCCATTCTCCTCTAAACCGGACGTTTCACAGGTCAAGAAATTGTAATGCGTCATCTGTTGATTATGTAAAATATGAGAGAAAAGTGAGGGCTCAAAAATCATACTGTAACGCACACAAATAGAAAAGTTTAACAGGAGATGGCAATGGGGTAATAATATTTCCCAAAGTAGAGGTTGAAGATAATCGGTAATTATCCTAAACGT containing:
- the LOC138041979 gene encoding uncharacterized protein, which translates into the protein MGSTTDVRSKLSTQLEAIRQKIAHGTLVPFVGELVSGLVSSDNPCPSLDDWWQIITNSSKGIDTLFDLEEAFLANAQKTPSRIHDALRNVGRFPLIITTNMDDLLERYLWRTGRVGEKVRLDQISCISCCWPNLHRDLIIKCFGDSGCTSRTLRNSKRYFEDFCNTLENAEVEFMRRIFNERSVLFLGCDANRPEYKSFMQKFAVGAKMTHYNFLTCETSGLEENGSLLTLKVTARPWEFVQLLSTGTIQDEIKPGEVYLRSYLRIQRDQYLQQQLALEQNASEIIIHTTTVTNALSPDEYFELISRDAIKDMFLTDSFSIYSEEKVQKTLDAMKGRRDHLLKLITSPDSETKVTTLFHYHGVKREIQKWKEVDASPTLSENEKKKILLKCKISISKYAKVALLANSFMRRNSSLEIRIVDSEKYNLEKLKEIQRETFALIRLKGGTDEAICYADQASSPDERNIASHLVNVNGDEVANKRKVYEKSRLVAWSNEDSILKLATAIMKENHELKSRYGIDAIDKKDMIGLEQLTRISHKFRSELDAGYFERVGEGSFGYVYQAKKGGRPVAVKILKDKEADSKHIENFEREVEMLKQANHPRIVEVISIYISKKNELSIVMEFMAGGNLKDYLKEHGGQGKIFTVRFIEDIGSAIDHLHSLDIMHRDVKPENIFLSEDHKVLKLGDFGLARATEGTGHTKTAIGSYRYMAPEVISTGGHYSKKADVHSFGLCLIEVLSGKTVYAGIERDKSVFDIKMSGVKPSIPSIPVEKFGKEMAMKITNIIKKCLEPEEFRPDMRRILSTLRKKSSSSESRSGWCSLEPGTSIEEQDSCASLMTETTERQPLDSSQGTTGKVRVDKPRNTEPSDTRDDSCSDTRLCDESLNYDNSPYPTIEMAMGDNPFSTLSTYNPSEEQSSGRHRINESETSTPPSIETDESASPKAQETLYGPDSPYPNISEAIKSTQF